CAGGCGCTTCATGTGGGTCAGGTAGCGCGAGGCCTTGACCGTGAACAGGAACCCGTCGGGCGTCTGCTCGACCCACCGCGCGACCGCGTCGCGCCTGGGCAGGCGGTAGAAGGTGGTGTTGATCTCGACCGTGTCGAACGCCGTCGCGTAGTGCTCCAGCCAGAGCCGCTGCGGGCACCTCGGTGGGTAGAAGTCGCCGGCCCAGGAGCGGTAGTTCCAGCCGGAGCAGCCGATGCGGATCGATGCCATCTGGTCCGGGACGTACCCTCCGGCGCCGTGACGGTCTGCCTCGATCTGCCCGGTCCCTCGCGACGCATCCGCGTCGAGCCGTTGCGCCTGCCCGCGCCGGCCCGCCGCGAGGAGCCTGCGCGCGAGGCCGCACCGGCGGAGCGTGAGCCGGACCGCGACGCGCCCGCGGCACCGGACCGCGAGCCGGTCCCCGCGTGAACGACGAGGCGCCTGACCTCGTCGAGGCCGTCGTCGGCTACCGCGCGTGGCACATCGAGGACGATGGGCAGCTGAGGCCGTGGACGTTCACCGCGCTGCCGTGGCAGCCGGGCGTCAACACGGCGGTCTGCGCGCGCGATGTCCGCCATGCGCCGCCGGTCGGCGACTGCATGTGCGGGCTCTACGCGCTGACCGATCCGGCGGACCGGCGGCTGGACTTCCGCGCCGACCAGGCCGTGGGCGCGATCGCGGCGTGGGGTGAGCTGGAGGTGCACCGGACCGGCTTCCGTGCCGAGCACGCGTGCGTGACCGCGCTCGCGCTGCCGGACCGCGCGGGCTACGAGCAACGCGAGGCGCTCGCGCGCGCCGCGGAGCGCTACGGCGTCCCGCTGGTCGCGGCGGATCGCCTGAGCGACGAGGCGCTGCGCCACGGCGCGGCGCTGCCCGACGACTTCGTGGCGCCCGCGCCCGCGTGGCCGCGGCGCCGGGGCCAACCGGCCGGCGCGCCGATCGCCACGCGGATCCCCGCGGTCGACCCGGCCGCGTTCGGGACCGCCGCCCGCGGCATCGCGCTCGACGCGCACCTGTGGGTCGAGACCGCGCTGGGCGCGGTCGTCGTCGGCGTCACGCGCGCGCTCGCGGGCGGCCTGGTCGCCGAGCCGGCGCTGACGCTCCCGCAGCCGGGCGCGTCGCTGGAGGCCGGCGACCTCGTCGCGACGCTGCGCTCGCCGTCCGGGACGTTCGGCGTCTG
The sequence above is a segment of the Conexibacter woesei Iso977N genome. Coding sequences within it:
- a CDS encoding SCP2 sterol-binding domain-containing protein, producing the protein MNDEAPDLVEAVVGYRAWHIEDDGQLRPWTFTALPWQPGVNTAVCARDVRHAPPVGDCMCGLYALTDPADRRLDFRADQAVGAIAAWGELEVHRTGFRAEHACVTALALPDRAGYEQREALARAAERYGVPLVAADRLSDEALRHGAALPDDFVAPAPAWPRRRGQPAGAPIATRIPAVDPAAFGTAARGIALDAHLWVETALGAVVVGVTRALAGGLVAEPALTLPQPGASLEAGDLVATLRSPSGTFGVWAPVGGSVLAVNPRLAADPGLLARDPEGAGWLLRLAPRAWDAEASAVTWGAVADRHYAAVLERDAARGDAFADVRLERLRALPPVRNAADVLAHLRAEREVPRFADAEAVRLELGGRLRDALAGDPELRARLGGVDQVVRFALSGPDALVGLDLTGGGARLLGDDAARAAEPGIELSCSAEDAYRWFIGKLDPASALRCGDLVSTEPLGPTLRVLAVLKHLRIDAWDVLPSWAR